A genomic window from Fusarium verticillioides 7600 chromosome 5, whole genome shotgun sequence includes:
- a CDS encoding hypothetical protein (At least one base has a quality score < 10), with protein MTCRTSSGDQFNERGMHSRFLEYTGGQAKLVYCLLAVTLRTVRRQMNHNIMYVALSNVIRFSLHDCLPGRRLTMQFQMLRYHWITDTSLATWLRWSSATIPSNLQPPILTTHSTEPFRWGAQPQTWLICLC; from the coding sequence ATGACCTGCAGAACGAGCAGTGGGGACCAGTTCAACGAGAGAGGAATGCATAGCCGCTTCCTGGAATATACCGGTGGGCAAGCCAAGTTAGTATATTGCTTACTGGCTGTAACATTACGTACAGTACGCAGGCAGATGAACCATAACATTATGTATGTTGCATTGTCGAATGTGATAAGATTCTCGCTGCATGATTGTCTTCCGGGCCGAAGATTAACCATGCAATTCCAGATGCTGAGGTATCATTGGATTACGGATACATCTTTGGCCACATGGCTGAGGTGGTCTTCGGCCACGATACcctccaacctccaaccGCCGATTCTAACCACTCACTCTACGGAACCTTTCCGCTGGGGGGCCCAACCCCAGACTTGGCTGATTTGTCTGTGCTGA
- a CDS encoding small nuclear ribonucleoprotein E — translation MTGRGGGGGRRLMLPPIKYIFELLREHATVSIWLYEQLSIRIEGKIRGFDEFMNLVIDEAVEVKQVTKTNEKETRRSLGQIMLKGDNVSLIQNLSK, via the exons ATGACTGGTCgtggtggtggcggtggtcGCCGTCTTATGCTGCCTCCCAT CAAGTATATCTTCGAGCTTCTCCGAGAA CACGCCACAGTCAGCATCTGGTTGTACGAGCAGCTCTCCATCCGTATTGAGGGCAAGATCCGA GGTTTCGACGAGTTCATGAACCTAGTCATCGATGAAGCCGTAGAGGTCAAGCAGGTCACCAAGACTAACGAGAAGGAGACCAGGAGATCTCTTG GTCAAATCATGTTGAAGGGAGACAACGTCTCATTAATCCAAAACCTCTCGAAATAA